From one Streptomyces mobaraensis genomic stretch:
- a CDS encoding class I SAM-dependent methyltransferase encodes MAARFPAGQRLRVLDVGLAHGTQALRLARAGHEVTALESDPSTVAAVRKVLAAGPAEVRERVRLLEGDGRDTGAHFTPGAFDLVLCHGVLMYIPEPDPLLAGLARVLAPGGLLSLLVRNADALALRPALAGDWDRALAAFDSPYDTDRTGTPVRADRRETLTATLAGIGTPLRAWYGVRVFTDPPARPRQADLDRLLAAEDRAGRTDPYRAVATLLHLCGVRGG; translated from the coding sequence ATGGCCGCGCGCTTCCCGGCCGGGCAGCGCCTGCGCGTCCTCGACGTGGGCCTCGCCCACGGCACCCAGGCACTGCGGCTCGCCCGCGCGGGACACGAGGTGACCGCGCTGGAGTCCGACCCGTCGACGGTGGCCGCCGTCCGCAAGGTGCTCGCCGCCGGGCCCGCGGAGGTCCGGGAGCGCGTCCGGCTCCTGGAGGGCGACGGCCGGGACACCGGCGCGCACTTCACACCGGGCGCCTTCGACCTCGTCCTCTGCCACGGCGTGCTGATGTACATACCGGAGCCCGACCCCCTGCTGGCCGGGCTCGCCCGCGTCCTGGCCCCCGGCGGCCTGCTGTCGCTGCTCGTCCGCAACGCGGACGCGCTGGCCCTGCGGCCCGCCCTGGCCGGCGACTGGGACCGGGCGCTCGCCGCCTTCGACTCCCCCTACGACACCGACCGCACCGGCACCCCCGTCCGCGCCGACCGGCGCGAGACCCTGACCGCCACCCTGGCCGGCATCGGCACCCCGCTGCGCGCCTGGTACGGCGTCCGCGTCTTCACCGACCCGCCGGCGCGCCCCCGCCAGGCCGACCTCGACCGCCTGCTGGCCGCCGAGGACCGGGCCGGCCGGACGGACCCGTACCGGGCGGTGGCGACGCTGCTGCACCTGTGCGGGGTGCGGGGCGGGTAG
- a CDS encoding DUF3043 domain-containing protein, with amino-acid sequence MFRSRSKEEQSAKAADAKVTADQPQQPRHPEAPKGRPTPKRSEAAAQRRSLASTPANRKEAAKRQRETRRADMARQREALANGDERFLPARDKGPVRRFARDFVDSRFTVMEFFLPLAVVILVMSMFNRGKFQQYVLLAWMVVILVIVLNSVVLAVGLRKGLKERFAGESTRGAVPYALMRSLQMRRLRLPKPKVARGEKP; translated from the coding sequence GTGTTCCGAAGCCGTTCGAAGGAAGAGCAGTCCGCCAAGGCCGCCGACGCCAAGGTGACCGCGGACCAGCCCCAGCAGCCCCGTCATCCGGAGGCCCCCAAGGGCCGCCCCACGCCCAAGCGCAGCGAGGCCGCGGCCCAGCGCCGCAGCCTGGCCAGTACGCCGGCCAACCGCAAGGAGGCCGCGAAGCGGCAGCGCGAGACCCGTCGGGCCGACATGGCCCGGCAGCGGGAGGCACTGGCCAACGGCGACGAGCGGTTCCTGCCCGCCCGTGACAAGGGGCCCGTCCGGCGCTTCGCGCGGGACTTCGTGGACTCCCGGTTCACCGTCATGGAGTTCTTCCTCCCGCTCGCGGTAGTCATCCTCGTCATGAGCATGTTCAACCGCGGGAAGTTCCAGCAGTACGTGCTGCTGGCGTGGATGGTCGTCATCCTGGTGATCGTCCTCAACTCGGTCGTCCTCGCGGTCGGCCTGCGCAAGGGCCTCAAGGAGCGCTTCGCCGGCGAGAGCACCCGGGGCGCCGTCCCGTACGCGCTGATGCGCTCCCTGCAGATGCGGCGGCTGCGGCTGCCCAAGCCGAAGGTCGCGCGCGGGGAGAAGCCCTGA